From one Nilaparvata lugens isolate BPH chromosome 2, ASM1435652v1, whole genome shotgun sequence genomic stretch:
- the LOC120349628 gene encoding uncharacterized protein LOC120349628 has protein sequence MALGLSSKIEDDRNYRNGFEMVYLDPNPSSYYTITVFDRDIQLQLKPNTALLNNHSRISFYDGVEWTLDSNNMPSCHFLHSDSRTSAALSFCNDQYVTGLVFLEDSTLEIQPSPLRMKRKWKLGNNNKVLHMIKRATLPMRPRLFSTDSVQLLPALPDHRNDEPTDNLVRNVRSDQRLTLETALFFDEAGYKLFSPYFENNDDKLKNMLLAYLNGLLVQAAA, from the exons ATGGCTTTGGGACTCTCTTCCAAG ATTGAGGATGATAGAAACTACAGGAATGGTTTCGAAATGGTATACCTAGATCCAAATCCCAGCAGCTATTATACAATAACTGTTTTCGACAG GGATATTCAACTGCAATTAAAGCCAAACACAGCACTTTTAAACAATCATTCACGGATATCATTCTATGATGGAGTTGAATGGACCCTGGATTCAAATAACATGCCAAGCTGCCATTTTCTGCATTCTGATTCTAGGACTAGTGCTGCTCTAAGCTTTTGCAACGACCAATATGTG ACAGGATTAGTATTCCTTGAAGATTCAACTTTGGAAATACAGCCTTCACCTTTAAGAATGAAAAGGAAATGGAAATTGGGGAACAATAACAAAGTTCTTCACATGATCAAGAGAGCAACACTTCCAATGCGTCCACGACTTTTCTCAACAGACTCAG TGCAACTTCTACCAGCTCTTCCTGACCATAGAAATGATGAACCAACAGATAATTTG GTACGAAATGTAAGAAGTGACCAAAGATTAACCCTGGAGACAGCTTTATTCTTTGATGAGGCTGGCTATAAACTTTTCTCTccctattttgaaaataatgatgacAAGCTGAAAAACATGCTGCTGGCATATCTTAATGGG TTATTGGTgcaggccgcagcgtag